Genomic segment of Patescibacteria group bacterium:
ATTTTACTCAATCTTATCTTTATTTTCTACGATATATCTTGCTACGGCGCGCTTTGCCTACGGAAAAATTCTTCTTGGTGGGTTATTTTTGTATTTAGGGTTTGTTGTTTTATCAACAAAGACTATTAATGGCTTGATTTATGCTGGTATACTGTCAATGGGATTAACCCTAGTTGCTACCATAGTTTACCACTATGCTTTTGTCCGTAATAGTTCCCGCCTACAAGCAGGAAAAGACAATTAAAGAAGACTTAAAACGAATTTTGGAAACTCTTTCTCAGACCAGATGGGATTTTGAGATTATTGCCGTTGATGATGGTTCTCCCGACAAGACCCTAAAAAAACTTAAAGAAATTAATCCGCCAGCTGGCGGAAAGATTATTGTTTGCGGTTATAAAACCAACCGTGGTAAAGGGTATGCGGTGCGCTACGGTATGGCGCGAGCCAAAGGGGATTTAATTGCTTTTATTGACTCGGGAATGGAGCTTGATCCCAACGGCATATCTATGTTAATTGAGCATATGCTTTGGTATGAGGCGGATATTATGATTGGGAGTAAAAGACACCCTGCCTCTAAGGTTATTTATCCCTTTCATCGAAAACTAGTTAGTTTTGGAGCTCAAGCTTTTGCCCGAATTTTTCTTGGAATAAATGTTCGAGATACGCAGGTGGGTTTAAAAATATTTAAAAGACGGGTATTAGAAAAGGTTTTGCCACGGCTGATTATCAAACGCTATGCTTTTGATATGGAAATGCTGGCGGTGGCAAGGCATTTAGGTTTTAAAAGGATTTTTGAAGCCCCAGTAAAGCTTTCTTACAATGAGAGCGATTTTACTCACGCAATTGGTTTTGGGGTGCTTTGGAGGTCGCTTTTAGATGCTATGGGGGTGGTTTACCGCTTACGCTTATTGCACTACTATGACGACTCCAATAAGAGAAAATGGATTTACGACAAGGAATTGGAAATGAGGGTCAATATTTAGCGGATAACATCAACTAACTTTTGCAGATTATCATTGTTGGGGTTGATTTTTAATGATTCTTTAAAATATTTTAATGCTTCATCAAAGTTTTTTTGATGATAATAAATTACTCCTAAATTTTGATAGCTTTGCCAAAGACCTGGGTTAAATTCAATCGCTTTTTGGTAATTTTCTACCGCTTCATCAAATCTTTCTAATTGCTGATAAGTATTGGCTAAATTGTGGTAAGCGTCGGCATAGTTGGGTTTTAATTCAATGGCTTTTTTAAATTCTATGATTGCGGTTTCTTGGTCGCCCATTCGCCCATAATAATCGCCTAAATTGTTATGGTTTTGAGGACTGTTGGGGGAATATTTGGCGGTGGCAAGCCATAAGGTGTCATGGCTTTTCCAATCGGCATTTCTAATGATTGTTCTTATTGACAAAGGAAAAACGATTAAAATCAACAACGACCAATATAACCCTTGCAGTTTATATCTCCCCAAAACCCAATTAACAAACATCGAAAAAATCACAATAACCCCAATTGATCCCAGATAAACATACCTTTCAGCCACAATCCAACTGATCCTAAAAGGAGTCAATGTCACTGCGAGTGAAATGACAAACCAACTTAGCCAGAAGAAAACTTTTCGATTCCTTATGAATCCCCAAATTCCCAAGGCACAAAAAACTAAAAAGGCAATTACCCTCAACGCAAATTGATTAGATGATAATGAAAGTTCGCTGTGGTAAAGGGTTAAACCTTGTGGCCAAAAGATCAATTTTAAGTATTCTGTGATGGCTGTTGGAATCTGAATCAACGGGTTATCTCGTCCTGGCTCTTGCCCTGCCCCCAGATTTAAATCGGTTACTCTTGCTGTAAATAATCCAGAGAAAACAGTAAAATATAAAAGATATAAAACAGACATTAAAAAATAGGGGATTACTTTCTTCCAATTCTCTTTTAACTTTCCAAAAAGCATCTCGTATAAAACAAAAATAGCAAGTAGTGGAACGGCTTTGTCGTTGCTTTGTAAACTCAAAAAGAAAGAAATTATAGAAAAAGTATAAAAATTATTATGTTTGTTTTTGTAAATATAAAGCAAAAAAGACAAAAGAAAGAAGAACGAATACCTAGGATAAGGACCACCACTTATCCATGCCACCGATTCGGAAAGTATTGGGTGAGTTGCAAATATCAACGAAGTCAAAACAGCGATCTTCTTGTTGTGTAACTTTTTAACAAGAAAGTAAATTAAAATTACATTTCCAGCATGGAACAGAATATTGAACAGTCTAAAAAATGTGGGATTCTTTCCGAACAAAGAAACAATTATAAAATAGGTTAAAGAGCTAATTATTGTTGCCAAATTATTAAAGATGTAAGAAAAATTTGCTAGATTGGGATTTCCCAAAATAATAGGGATATCATCAGATACAAAGGAATTGCCTAAAGAGTTGCAGTAAGTTGCAAAAACAGCAACCACGAAAATAAAAATTAAATATTTGTTAATCTTTAGCGATTCCTTGATATTTATCATTACCAAAGTATACAATGTCTAATGTGACCATACTACCAAAAATGATCCGTGGAAGAAAACTACTCGTTTGTGGGCTGGTTTTAACACTAGCCCTAAGAATCATTGGAACTCTGGTAATCCCACTAGACTCCGATGAGGTAATGTGGTCGGTAATGGTAGATGAGATGAGCCATTTAAGAAAATTTTATCTTTTTTTTGCTACCCAAAATTATTCGGGAGCATTGGAGTCATATGTAATCCTCCCATTTCAGGCGGTTTTTGGAATTACACCCTTGGTTTTGAGAATAAATACCATCATCTGGTCAATTTTAACATCTCTCCTAATTTATTATATCGTTTGCAATTTTTCTTCTAAGAAGTGGGGTTTTATTGGCATTTTGATGTACAACTTAATGTCCCCAGAAAATTTTTTAGTCCATTCTAAAGCTTGGGCAAACTATCCTTTTATTGAATTTTCATCACTTTTCTCCTTTTATCTTCTTTGGAAGTGGATCGAATCTAAAAAGGAAAAATATCTATTAGGGTTAGGTCTCTTGGTTTTTGTGTCATTTATTTCTAATATGCAATATACCTTTGCTCTTGCGATTGTTTTGGGTTTTTTATTTTTTTACCTCCTTAAGGAGTTGATCAAAAGTCGAAAAGTTTCGTTTATTAGTTTGATAATGTTAGCGATGTCTTCTTTTATCTATTATCTTTTCGTTAAAAAAAGAATGTTTTTTAATCCCCTAGAAACTTTAAGGAGCAAACTTAGGTTTTCCATCGACGAAGATTTAATTCGGGGTTTTGATATTAGTGTAATAGCAATAATCGGAGTATTTTTTGCAATCTATTTTTTGTGGTACGCAAAATACAAAATAGATGAAAGGGTAAGGTATCTTAAAGCCTTCTTAACAATTTCCGCATTCTTCTTTGGGGCTTTTGCCTTTTATGCTTATTTAGACTCTTTTAGCAGGGTCAGTGGCGGGGTTTTTAATCTTGGTAGTTCGTTTAATTATCTTACGACCGCAATTTTTCCAGCATATTTAGGGAGATTTTGGATGCTGTTTGCTCTTCCCGTAATCTTTGGAATAGTAGTGGTTTTAACAAAAATTGTTAGGAATCAGAAGCTGGCTTTAAAAGACTATTCTCTTGTAGCTTCGTTTTGTTTTCCAATATTTTTTGCGTTATCCGCTGTTCCAGGGCTTAGTGGTTCTGCCAGATATTTAATCTCCTGGTGGCCAAACCTGGTCATTTCTACGGTATTTTTTGTATATTACATCTGGAAAAAAAACCGTATTTTTAGTCTCGCGTTGTTCGTATCACTGTCATTTTGGTTGTTCTCTCAAGGTGACATGTTAAGAAAAGTTATTATTGGTTATGCTAAAGAGAGGGAATCTCAAAAAAAGTTTGATACCCTGATGGTCAATAAAATTAATGCTAGTGAGGCAAAATATTGTGTTGGGGACTATTGGAAAGTTGGGCCGATTATGTTTGATGCCAAACTTAAGGTAAAATGTTGGGCAGATAAAAAAGAAACCAGGGCTGATTATTTGGATTTTTATAAATATAGAATTGACTCAACAGACAAAGTATATCAAGTAGAATAGTTATCATACTAATATGAGTACGCCATTGGTTTCGATAATAATAATAGCCGAAAAATGGAATGAATTTTTAGAAGAGTCTTTACCTAAATATCAAGATTTGAGATATCTCAACTGTGAGATTTTAGTTATCACAACGGAAGAAATACAAAAAAGGGGTGAGACCCATTTTTGGGTGAGACCCAAAAAGGGGTCTCACCCGATTTGTCTCTACCATGACAAGAATCTCAAAAATCGTCCAGCGGAAAAAAGGGATTTAGCTATCAAATACGCTAAGGGAGAAATCTTCGCCTTTATTGACGATGACGCTTTTCCATCACCAAACTGGCTTGCCGAAGCGGTCAAAAATTTTAATGATCCGTCTGTTGTTGCGGTTGGTGGGCCTGGTCTTACCCCAGAGACAGCATCAACCCTAGAAAAAGCATCTGGTTGGGTTTCAGCAAGTCCGTTGGGCGGGTTCGGCTCAAATTACAGATTTTTTCCTTCTAAAAAGAGATTTGTAGATGATTACCCCTCATTTAATTTATTAGTTAGAAAAGAGAACTTTATCAAAGTGGGCGGGTTTGACTCGGGTTATTTTCCTGGGGAGGATACAAAACTATGTTTGGAATTGACTCGGGATGGAGTTTCTAAAATAGTTTATGATCCCAAGGCTCTGGTTTATCACCACAGACGACCGTTATTTAAGAAACATTTAATCCAAAACGGTCGGTTTGGGTTGCATAGGGGGCATTTTGCCAGAATTCTGCCCGCAACCTCTCGAAGATGGTTTTATTTTATACCAAGTTTGTTTAGCATTGGTCTGATAGGAGGCATACTGCTTTTACCGTTTGGTTTTCAATTGGTCAAACTAGGGCTATTGGGGGGATTAGGGATATACGGGATATTGTTGATTGCAAATGCGATTTGGGTGTTTGGTAAATGCAGAAATTTGACAATATCATTGCTCACAATCCCTGGAGTATTTTTGACGCATTTTTGGTACGGAGCGCAGTTTTTGCGGGGGTTTTTTAAGAGAAAGATGAAAGATAACTATGGAAGAGCTTAGTATCAAGTGATAGAATCTAAAAATGGCAAAAGAAAAAACAGGAAAAAGAACGTCAACAATTGTTATTGGTTATCCACCCATAGAAACTAACAAAGGCACCCCGCTCTTGTCTCAAAATCGCCAATTCCAATATTTTAATGCTCCAACATATATCTATCCAATGGTGCCAGCGTATGGTGCGACTATGTTAAAAGAAGCTGGATACACGGTTTATTGGATGGATGGCATTGCCGAAAAAAAGAAATACGAAGATTGGGTTTATGAGCTTAAAGCCACCAGCCCCGATTATCTTGTCATAGAAACTAAAGCTCCGGTAAT
This window contains:
- a CDS encoding glycosyltransferase, whose product is MLLSVIVPAYKQEKTIKEDLKRILETLSQTRWDFEIIAVDDGSPDKTLKKLKEINPPAGGKIIVCGYKTNRGKGYAVRYGMARAKGDLIAFIDSGMELDPNGISMLIEHMLWYEADIMIGSKRHPASKVIYPFHRKLVSFGAQAFARIFLGINVRDTQVGLKIFKRRVLEKVLPRLIIKRYAFDMEMLAVARHLGFKRIFEAPVKLSYNESDFTHAIGFGVLWRSLLDAMGVVYRLRLLHYYDDSNKRKWIYDKELEMRVNI
- a CDS encoding tetratricopeptide repeat protein, with protein sequence MINIKESLKINKYLIFIFVVAVFATYCNSLGNSFVSDDIPIILGNPNLANFSYIFNNLATIISSLTYFIIVSLFGKNPTFFRLFNILFHAGNVILIYFLVKKLHNKKIAVLTSLIFATHPILSESVAWISGGPYPRYSFFFLLSFLLYIYKNKHNNFYTFSIISFFLSLQSNDKAVPLLAIFVLYEMLFGKLKENWKKVIPYFLMSVLYLLYFTVFSGLFTARVTDLNLGAGQEPGRDNPLIQIPTAITEYLKLIFWPQGLTLYHSELSLSSNQFALRVIAFLVFCALGIWGFIRNRKVFFWLSWFVISLAVTLTPFRISWIVAERYVYLGSIGVIVIFSMFVNWVLGRYKLQGLYWSLLILIVFPLSIRTIIRNADWKSHDTLWLATAKYSPNSPQNHNNLGDYYGRMGDQETAIIEFKKAIELKPNYADAYHNLANTYQQLERFDEAVENYQKAIEFNPGLWQSYQNLGVIYYHQKNFDEALKYFKESLKINPNNDNLQKLVDVIR
- a CDS encoding glycosyltransferase, which gives rise to MSTPLVSIIIIAEKWNEFLEESLPKYQDLRYLNCEILVITTEEIQKRGETHFWVRPKKGSHPICLYHDKNLKNRPAEKRDLAIKYAKGEIFAFIDDDAFPSPNWLAEAVKNFNDPSVVAVGGPGLTPETASTLEKASGWVSASPLGGFGSNYRFFPSKKRFVDDYPSFNLLVRKENFIKVGGFDSGYFPGEDTKLCLELTRDGVSKIVYDPKALVYHHRRPLFKKHLIQNGRFGLHRGHFARILPATSRRWFYFIPSLFSIGLIGGILLLPFGFQLVKLGLLGGLGIYGILLIANAIWVFGKCRNLTISLLTIPGVFLTHFWYGAQFLRGFFKRKMKDNYGRA
- a CDS encoding glycosyltransferase family 39 protein, which produces MTILPKMIRGRKLLVCGLVLTLALRIIGTLVIPLDSDEVMWSVMVDEMSHLRKFYLFFATQNYSGALESYVILPFQAVFGITPLVLRINTIIWSILTSLLIYYIVCNFSSKKWGFIGILMYNLMSPENFLVHSKAWANYPFIEFSSLFSFYLLWKWIESKKEKYLLGLGLLVFVSFISNMQYTFALAIVLGFLFFYLLKELIKSRKVSFISLIMLAMSSFIYYLFVKKRMFFNPLETLRSKLRFSIDEDLIRGFDISVIAIIGVFFAIYFLWYAKYKIDERVRYLKAFLTISAFFFGAFAFYAYLDSFSRVSGGVFNLGSSFNYLTTAIFPAYLGRFWMLFALPVIFGIVVVLTKIVRNQKLALKDYSLVASFCFPIFFALSAVPGLSGSARYLISWWPNLVISTVFFVYYIWKKNRIFSLALFVSLSFWLFSQGDMLRKVIIGYAKERESQKKFDTLMVNKINASEAKYCVGDYWKVGPIMFDAKLKVKCWADKKETRADYLDFYKYRIDSTDKVYQVE